A region from the Paraurantiacibacter namhicola genome encodes:
- a CDS encoding LacI family DNA-binding transcriptional regulator, protein MADKRPSATPAVRTITDLAKIAGVSAGTVSRALSGNSLVNTKTRERIETIAREHGFRPNQMASRLRRQKTGVIGIIIPLGHEQKQQVSDTFFLTLLGHLADALTERGYDLMLRRVVPASDEDWLDPFIGSGMIDGVIVVGQSDQFDHLEDVADGYRPMVVWGQHREGQRHCVVGSDNLLGGKLAAEKLIASGAKKLAFVGDTNAPEFAARFSGARQVAASFGIDLTELPAHLATSGMTTEVAGLMREAVRKFDGIFAATDLLALACLGELRKLNHVVPDDIKLVGFDDLPIAQQTVPPLTTVRQDIAGGARAMVDLLVRRISGEDTESIVMPPKLVVRGTT, encoded by the coding sequence ATGGCTGACAAGCGCCCTTCTGCCACGCCGGCTGTTCGCACCATCACGGATCTGGCGAAGATAGCCGGCGTTTCTGCCGGAACAGTTTCGCGCGCATTGTCCGGAAACAGCCTGGTCAACACAAAGACCCGCGAACGGATCGAGACGATTGCGCGCGAACATGGCTTCCGGCCGAACCAGATGGCCAGCCGCCTCCGCCGGCAGAAAACCGGCGTCATCGGTATTATCATCCCGTTGGGGCATGAACAAAAGCAGCAGGTATCGGATACCTTCTTCCTGACACTGCTGGGCCACCTCGCCGATGCCCTGACGGAGCGGGGCTACGATCTGATGCTGCGCCGCGTCGTCCCGGCGAGCGACGAGGACTGGCTCGATCCCTTCATCGGGTCCGGCATGATCGACGGCGTGATCGTTGTCGGTCAATCGGACCAGTTCGACCATCTGGAAGACGTGGCCGACGGATACCGGCCAATGGTGGTCTGGGGCCAGCATCGGGAGGGCCAGCGGCATTGCGTGGTCGGTTCGGACAACCTTCTGGGCGGGAAATTGGCAGCGGAAAAGCTTATCGCATCCGGCGCCAAGAAGCTGGCATTCGTCGGAGATACGAACGCGCCGGAATTTGCCGCGCGCTTTTCGGGCGCGAGGCAAGTCGCGGCCTCCTTTGGCATCGACCTGACGGAGTTACCCGCTCATCTGGCAACATCCGGCATGACTACAGAGGTCGCCGGGCTGATGCGCGAAGCGGTCCGCAAGTTCGACGGGATTTTTGCAGCGACCGACCTTCTCGCCTTGGCATGTCTGGGCGAGCTGCGAAAACTGAACCATGTTGTTCCTGACGACATCAAGCTTGTGGGGTTCGATGATCTCCCGATAGCGCAACAGACGGTTCCGCCGTTAACGACGGTTCGTCAGGACATCGCCGGCGGCGCGCGCGCCATGGTCGACCTGCTTGTCAGACGGATATCAGGCGAGGACACTGAAAGTATCGTGATGCCGCCGAAACTCGTGGTGCGCGGCACCACCTAA
- a CDS encoding MFS transporter, translating into MQNAGKPRLSLLRIVEMNIGFFGLQFSFGLQQANMGPIYGFLGAEEATMPLLWLAGPMTGLIVQPIIGAMSDRTASRFGRRTPYFLIGAIICSISLFLMPYSSALWMAASLLWILDAGNNITMEPYRAYVADRLVPDQRSVGFLTQSAFTGLAQTLSYLAPTLLTSFVAKDVLDANGIPVVVKIAFIIGAILSISTIVWSVWRVPELPMSDAERAELEAKPLTPRATFAEIGSAIRDMPKPMRQLALAMLCQWYAMFAYWQYITFAVGRSLYNTTDPSSAAFREATLTTQQAGALYNFIAFLGALLLIPVVRKLGARLTHAFCLTASGIAMLLIPGVETPAALFVLMLGIGIGWAGMMGNTYVMLADAIPPERNGIYMGIFNMFIVIPMLIQTLTMPLFYSPLLGGDPRNVLLLGGGLMILGAFATMFVDAGRPVPKVVQPQAT; encoded by the coding sequence ATGCAGAACGCTGGAAAACCGCGGCTTTCGCTGCTGCGAATCGTCGAAATGAATATCGGGTTTTTCGGCCTGCAATTCAGCTTCGGACTACAGCAGGCGAATATGGGGCCGATCTATGGCTTCCTGGGTGCGGAGGAAGCGACGATGCCGCTGCTTTGGTTGGCGGGGCCGATGACCGGCCTGATCGTCCAGCCCATCATTGGCGCGATGAGCGACCGTACCGCGTCGCGATTCGGACGCCGGACGCCCTACTTCCTGATCGGTGCGATCATCTGTTCCATCAGCCTGTTCCTGATGCCCTATTCCAGTGCATTATGGATGGCCGCCAGCCTGCTTTGGATACTAGACGCCGGCAATAATATCACGATGGAGCCGTATCGCGCTTACGTCGCCGATCGGCTCGTACCCGACCAACGATCAGTCGGGTTCCTGACACAAAGCGCATTCACCGGGCTTGCCCAAACCCTTTCCTATCTTGCGCCAACCTTGCTGACGAGTTTCGTCGCAAAGGATGTGCTCGACGCTAACGGCATTCCCGTAGTGGTGAAGATCGCCTTCATCATTGGTGCGATCCTGTCGATCAGCACAATCGTCTGGTCCGTCTGGCGCGTGCCGGAACTGCCCATGTCCGATGCGGAACGCGCCGAGTTGGAAGCCAAGCCGCTTACGCCGCGCGCTACCTTTGCGGAGATTGGCAGTGCGATCCGGGACATGCCAAAGCCGATGCGGCAGCTTGCGCTCGCCATGTTGTGCCAGTGGTATGCGATGTTCGCTTACTGGCAATACATCACATTTGCTGTCGGCCGCTCGCTTTATAATACGACCGATCCGTCCAGCGCCGCTTTCCGAGAGGCCACGCTGACAACGCAGCAGGCTGGCGCGCTTTACAACTTTATTGCGTTTCTTGGGGCACTGCTGCTGATCCCGGTGGTCAGGAAGCTGGGCGCGAGGCTGACACATGCGTTCTGCCTCACCGCCTCGGGGATCGCCATGCTGCTGATCCCGGGTGTCGAGACACCGGCTGCGCTCTTCGTGCTGATGCTGGGTATCGGTATCGGTTGGGCCGGAATGATGGGCAACACCTACGTGATGCTCGCCGATGCCATCCCGCCGGAACGCAACGGAATTTACATGGGCATATTCAACATGTTCATCGTTATCCCGATGCTGATCCAGACGCTGACGATGCCCCTGTTTTATAGTCCGTTGCTGGGCGGCGATCCCCGCAACGTCTTGCTGCTGGGTGGGGGCCTGATGATTTTGGGCGCTTTCGCCACGATGTTTGTCGACGCCGGGCGCCCGGTGCCAAAGGTAGTGCAGCCTCAAGCGACCTAG
- a CDS encoding lysophospholipid acyltransferase family protein: MAFLRSLTFYFAFYIGSILFTVAALVTLPLSPRRFRHVPTAWSGFHRWCVRYLLGIRVVEEGTRHDGPVLYAIKHEAFFEAIDMPHLFSHPAGFAKEELFRIFGWGKVARRFGLIPVERDAGARALRFMIREAKERSEEGRPLVIFPEGTRIPHGECPPLRSGFAGIYKMLKLPVVPVAVNSGPLYHRPIKRSGTIMIRFGEVIPAGLPREEIEARVHSAINSLND; encoded by the coding sequence ATGGCTTTCCTGCGCTCGCTCACCTTCTATTTCGCTTTCTATATCGGTTCGATCCTGTTCACGGTCGCCGCGCTGGTGACCCTGCCGCTCTCGCCCCGCCGGTTTCGCCACGTCCCCACAGCCTGGTCCGGCTTCCACCGCTGGTGCGTGCGATATTTGCTGGGCATCCGCGTGGTGGAAGAGGGCACGCGGCATGACGGACCTGTCCTCTACGCCATCAAGCACGAGGCGTTCTTCGAGGCGATCGACATGCCGCACCTTTTCAGCCACCCGGCTGGCTTCGCAAAGGAAGAGCTGTTCCGCATCTTCGGCTGGGGCAAGGTCGCGCGGCGTTTTGGCCTGATCCCGGTGGAGCGCGATGCCGGTGCACGGGCGCTGCGCTTCATGATCCGCGAAGCGAAGGAGCGTTCCGAAGAGGGCCGCCCGCTGGTGATCTTTCCCGAAGGCACCCGCATCCCCCACGGGGAATGCCCGCCGCTCCGTTCCGGGTTTGCCGGTATCTACAAGATGCTGAAACTGCCGGTCGTGCCGGTGGCGGTGAACAGCGGGCCGCTATACCACCGCCCGATCAAGCGCTCCGGAACCATCATGATCCGCTTCGGGGAAGTGATCCCGGCCGGATTGCCGCGTGAGGAGATCGAGGCGCGGGTCCATTCGGCCATCAACAGCCTGAACGACTGA
- a CDS encoding MJ0042-type zinc finger domain-containing protein, whose protein sequence is MIISCPACGTRYVVPDSAVGVEGRTVRCAKCRHSWHQDPPELPEREEPAQQPRSEVAPQPASQPAPPPSEAGDVAPANHATAREAIPDDDPPPVPEDAPRQPRPAPPPPETSPSQFDAAPPFRRRRNPLKLWTLAAAVFAFLAVGTVVAVSYFGLPEWVPVSRPMFAAEKDSLRLDFPPDQQDRRPQADGGTYFGVSGTVTNIGGEAQDVPPIRLVLRDQRERIVYEKVLYAPQRSLAPGESVSINQAIADVPRAAAFAEIGWMPD, encoded by the coding sequence ATGATTATCTCCTGTCCTGCCTGCGGCACGCGCTATGTCGTGCCAGACAGCGCCGTCGGCGTTGAAGGCCGGACGGTCCGCTGCGCGAAGTGCCGGCACAGCTGGCACCAGGACCCGCCCGAGCTTCCGGAGCGCGAGGAACCGGCACAGCAGCCCCGGAGCGAAGTGGCTCCACAGCCTGCTTCCCAGCCAGCGCCCCCGCCCAGCGAGGCGGGCGATGTTGCGCCGGCAAACCATGCCACCGCGCGCGAGGCGATCCCGGACGACGATCCCCCGCCCGTGCCGGAGGACGCGCCGCGCCAGCCTCGGCCCGCGCCGCCGCCGCCCGAGACATCGCCTTCGCAATTCGACGCTGCGCCGCCTTTCCGCCGTCGCCGCAACCCGCTGAAGCTCTGGACGCTTGCGGCCGCCGTCTTCGCCTTCCTCGCGGTCGGCACGGTCGTTGCGGTGAGCTATTTCGGCCTGCCCGAATGGGTGCCGGTCAGCCGCCCGATGTTCGCCGCGGAAAAGGATTCGCTGCGACTGGACTTCCCGCCCGACCAGCAGGACCGGCGTCCGCAGGCAGATGGCGGGACCTATTTCGGCGTCAGCGGAACGGTGACCAATATCGGCGGCGAGGCGCAGGACGTGCCGCCCATCCGCCTGGTGCTGCGCGACCAGCGCGAACGCATCGTCTATGAAAAGGTGCTTTACGCCCCGCAGCGCAGCCTAGCGCCCGGTGAAAGCGTCAGCATCAACCAGGCGATTGCCGATGTGCCGCGTGCAGCCGCCTTCGCCGAAATCGGCTGGATGCCGGACTGA
- a CDS encoding glycoside hydrolase family 68 protein, translating into MTTAWISDHVKAIAGQPANQLPLLTSGEVQRPRSDLYYWDMWAVQDTNGDIADVNGREFWMILAAPDNGDPGSRHFSAKIHLLERLDGKWTDLGPVLPDFGGPYEREWSGSALWRDNRFTMWFTGAGLHRTPGGYQQALFEATAASDADGLPQDWSQPRPILTELTKDYIAADSHEGEAGRIKAYRDPAYFRDPADGREYLVFTASHPAGDSEFTGAIGIAEKVGWDWELRPPIIHSGGVNNELERAHIVHHEGMYFAFWATQSSTFAPELSNAPTGLYGMMAENLHGPYRPLNGSGLVLANPTERPSQLYSWSVTRELLVSSFVECIDHDCSEFAGAPSPLARLSLDVKGGKAALVGLEPNP; encoded by the coding sequence GTGACGACTGCCTGGATCAGCGACCATGTGAAGGCCATTGCCGGGCAGCCCGCCAACCAACTGCCGTTACTGACCTCCGGTGAGGTCCAGCGGCCCCGGTCTGACCTGTATTATTGGGACATGTGGGCCGTTCAGGATACGAACGGTGACATTGCGGATGTGAATGGGCGCGAGTTCTGGATGATCCTGGCCGCGCCCGACAATGGCGATCCAGGCAGCCGGCACTTCTCGGCGAAAATCCATCTTCTCGAACGGCTGGATGGCAAATGGACCGACTTGGGGCCAGTATTGCCGGACTTTGGCGGCCCGTACGAACGTGAGTGGTCGGGTTCGGCACTATGGCGCGATAACCGTTTCACGATGTGGTTTACCGGTGCAGGCCTGCACAGGACGCCCGGCGGCTACCAGCAAGCGCTTTTTGAGGCGACCGCCGCGTCGGACGCGGATGGTCTGCCGCAAGACTGGAGCCAGCCCCGTCCGATCCTGACGGAACTGACTAAAGACTATATCGCCGCAGACTCGCATGAAGGCGAGGCTGGCCGCATAAAGGCTTACCGCGATCCCGCCTATTTCCGGGACCCTGCAGACGGGCGCGAGTATCTGGTGTTTACCGCGTCACACCCCGCTGGCGACAGTGAGTTCACAGGTGCAATTGGCATCGCGGAGAAAGTCGGCTGGGATTGGGAACTGCGTCCCCCCATTATTCATTCGGGCGGCGTCAACAATGAATTGGAACGCGCGCACATCGTCCATCATGAAGGAATGTATTTCGCATTCTGGGCCACGCAATCCAGCACGTTCGCGCCGGAGCTCTCTAACGCCCCGACCGGCTTGTACGGTATGATGGCGGAAAATCTTCATGGCCCCTACAGGCCATTGAATGGTTCCGGGCTGGTCCTGGCAAATCCTACCGAACGACCATCGCAACTTTACAGTTGGTCCGTCACTCGCGAATTGCTGGTTTCCAGCTTCGTAGAATGCATAGACCATGACTGCAGCGAGTTCGCCGGCGCGCCCTCACCGCTGGCCCGATTGTCGCTCGACGTGAAAGGGGGCAAGGCAGCGCTGGTGGGATTGGAGCCAAACCCATGA
- a CDS encoding ROK family protein — MNEKLFGGIEAGGTKFVLAVGTSPTEILASQTIPTRGPSETLAESLTWFEQQGSLKSIGIASFGPVELDRNSSQWGHILDTPKEGWSNCDLAGFFSNNLAIPVGFETDVNGAALGEYHFGAGKDSSALTYVTVGTGIGGGTVIDGRLIHGAGHPELGHMYPRRDAADREFAGKCPFHGDCLEGLASGPAVMARWGSTLSQLPQDHEAHELVAGYLAQMCHSVFAAMATQTIVLGGGVMNTPRLLDRVRVRTKALGAGYLPRESDRQIVRPSLGDGSALSGTMLIAEQAHNTTRSKIDDARAH, encoded by the coding sequence ATGAATGAAAAATTGTTTGGCGGTATCGAGGCAGGGGGAACAAAATTCGTTCTTGCTGTCGGCACGAGTCCGACTGAGATCCTCGCGTCGCAAACCATTCCGACACGCGGACCGAGCGAAACGCTGGCCGAGTCATTGACGTGGTTCGAGCAGCAGGGTTCGCTGAAATCAATCGGGATTGCCAGTTTTGGCCCTGTAGAACTCGATCGAAATTCCTCGCAATGGGGGCATATCCTCGACACCCCGAAAGAAGGCTGGTCGAATTGCGATCTGGCGGGATTTTTCAGCAACAACCTTGCAATCCCGGTCGGTTTCGAAACGGATGTGAACGGGGCCGCTTTGGGAGAATATCATTTTGGAGCGGGCAAGGACAGCAGTGCCCTGACCTATGTCACGGTGGGCACCGGCATAGGCGGCGGCACCGTCATCGATGGCCGGCTCATCCATGGCGCAGGTCACCCGGAGCTTGGCCACATGTATCCACGCCGCGACGCGGCTGACCGGGAATTCGCAGGCAAGTGCCCGTTCCATGGCGATTGCCTCGAAGGCTTGGCCAGCGGTCCGGCCGTAATGGCCCGTTGGGGATCGACCCTGTCGCAGCTGCCGCAGGATCACGAAGCGCACGAGTTAGTCGCGGGGTATCTGGCGCAGATGTGTCACAGCGTTTTCGCTGCGATGGCGACGCAGACGATTGTCTTAGGCGGAGGCGTCATGAACACGCCGAGGCTTCTCGACCGTGTGCGTGTCCGAACAAAGGCGCTTGGCGCCGGCTACCTGCCTCGCGAAAGCGACAGACAGATCGTTCGGCCCTCACTGGGCGACGGGTCCGCGCTGTCAGGAACGATGCTCATCGCGGAACAGGCCCACAACACTACGCGTTCCAAGATCGACGATGCGCGTGCCCATTGA
- a CDS encoding TonB-dependent receptor domain-containing protein: MKFRSVLAVGVAFSALSTTAYAQDVPATQPVEDDQPVLDGSEIIVTGVARGQNRLESSVSISSVDADSIAELNPRSSADLIRQIPGLRSEASGGEGNANIAVRGIPVSTGGARYIQLQEDGLPVLEFGDIIFGNADNFVRADRNVARVEAIRGGSASTFASNSPGGVVNFISKTGSQEGGSIVGTVGLDYESYRLDFNYGGALSDDMYFHVGGFYRTGEGPRETGFNGSNGGQLKVNITKEFDSGYVRFYGKYLDDQTPTILPQPVRVSGSAGDPDYSAIANFDPRSDSLYSRYITTAVTLDGGNNPTTYDIHDGLSVQSKAFGFEANFDFADGWNLTNRFRFSDNSGSFVSPFPASVGDAQDIADGIGGAGSTIEFVSGPNQGGVANAASIGGNGLLTNIVLFNVRLNSLDHIANDLRVNREFDLAGGTATFTGGFYASRQDVDTDWLWTSYTQTVEGDGNSVLVDIRDTGGNLVTQNGTVGFSASFFGNCCRRNYDVRYDTYAPFASLNVELGALTLDGSIRYDFGRADGTITGSDSSYGIGITGFDFDNDGNIDPAEANTAVLPLNSARPVNYDFDYFSWSIGANYLVTGDLGVFARYSHGGRHTADRSLFSPAVSTLTGDVVGGDNAVIAEVDQIEAGLKYQAGGLRLYATGFFAETAETNVEIGPIRLSDNTYEAYGIELEGSYTVGPFSVSGGATWTDSEITDALNPAIIGNTPRRQADFVYQGTLQYEQDLFTAGLNFIGTTDSFTQDNNDLKLPGYTQFNAFVSFRPLDNMELSLNANNLFDVEGYTEAEEGSIPANGLVRARSIAGRTVSASVRIDF; encoded by the coding sequence ATGAAATTTCGATCGGTTCTGGCCGTGGGCGTTGCCTTTTCTGCCCTTTCTACCACCGCTTATGCGCAGGATGTGCCTGCCACCCAGCCGGTGGAAGACGACCAGCCTGTGCTCGACGGCAGCGAAATCATCGTCACGGGTGTTGCACGTGGCCAGAACCGGCTGGAGAGCTCTGTCTCCATCAGCTCTGTCGATGCGGACAGTATCGCCGAATTGAACCCGCGCTCCTCTGCTGACCTGATCCGCCAGATTCCTGGCCTGCGGTCCGAGGCTTCGGGCGGCGAAGGCAATGCGAATATCGCGGTGCGCGGCATCCCGGTTTCCACCGGCGGCGCTCGATACATCCAGTTGCAGGAAGACGGGCTGCCGGTTCTGGAATTCGGCGATATCATTTTCGGCAATGCGGACAACTTCGTTCGCGCAGACCGCAACGTCGCCCGCGTGGAGGCGATCCGCGGCGGTTCGGCCAGCACCTTTGCTTCCAACTCTCCCGGCGGCGTGGTGAACTTCATCTCCAAGACCGGATCGCAGGAGGGCGGCTCGATCGTCGGGACCGTCGGTCTCGATTACGAGAGCTATCGCCTCGATTTCAATTATGGCGGCGCACTGTCTGACGACATGTATTTCCATGTCGGCGGCTTCTACCGCACCGGCGAAGGCCCGCGCGAAACGGGCTTCAACGGCAGCAATGGTGGCCAGCTGAAGGTCAACATTACCAAGGAATTCGATTCCGGTTATGTGCGCTTCTACGGAAAATACCTGGATGACCAGACCCCCACTATCCTTCCGCAGCCGGTCCGCGTCAGCGGTTCCGCCGGGGATCCGGATTACAGCGCGATTGCCAATTTCGATCCGCGTTCGGACAGTCTCTACAGCCGTTACATTACCACGGCGGTCACGCTGGATGGCGGCAACAACCCTACCACATACGACATCCATGACGGCCTGTCGGTGCAGTCCAAGGCCTTTGGCTTCGAAGCGAATTTCGATTTCGCCGATGGCTGGAACCTTACCAATCGGTTCCGCTTCTCCGACAACTCGGGCAGCTTTGTCTCGCCGTTTCCTGCCAGCGTGGGCGATGCGCAGGACATTGCCGATGGGATCGGCGGCGCGGGTTCGACCATCGAATTCGTCAGCGGCCCGAACCAGGGCGGCGTGGCAAATGCAGCTTCGATCGGCGGCAACGGTCTGCTGACGAACATCGTCCTGTTCAACGTGCGGCTCAACAGCCTTGACCACATCGCGAATGATCTTCGCGTCAATCGTGAGTTCGATCTTGCAGGCGGCACGGCCACCTTCACCGGCGGTTTCTACGCCAGCCGGCAGGACGTGGACACGGACTGGCTGTGGACGTCCTACACCCAGACAGTGGAAGGTGACGGCAATTCCGTCCTCGTGGACATCCGCGATACGGGCGGCAATCTGGTAACGCAGAACGGCACGGTCGGCTTCAGTGCGAGCTTCTTCGGGAATTGCTGCCGCCGGAATTACGATGTCCGCTACGACACCTATGCGCCGTTCGCGTCGCTTAACGTCGAGCTTGGCGCGCTGACGCTTGACGGCAGTATCCGCTACGATTTCGGCAGGGCCGATGGTACGATCACGGGTTCCGACTCCTCGTATGGTATCGGCATCACCGGCTTTGACTTCGACAATGACGGCAATATCGATCCGGCAGAGGCGAACACCGCTGTGCTCCCGCTCAACTCGGCCCGCCCGGTGAACTATGACTTCGATTACTTCAGCTGGTCGATCGGCGCCAACTATCTGGTGACTGGCGATCTGGGTGTGTTTGCGCGCTACAGCCATGGTGGTCGTCACACGGCAGACCGCAGCCTGTTCTCACCTGCTGTCAGTACGCTTACTGGCGATGTGGTTGGCGGTGACAACGCGGTCATTGCCGAAGTCGACCAGATCGAAGCCGGTCTTAAGTATCAGGCTGGTGGCCTGCGCCTCTATGCCACCGGCTTTTTCGCCGAAACCGCCGAAACCAATGTCGAAATCGGGCCCATTCGTCTCTCCGACAACACCTACGAAGCTTACGGGATCGAGTTGGAAGGCAGCTATACCGTGGGCCCGTTCTCGGTCAGCGGCGGCGCGACCTGGACGGACTCTGAAATCACCGATGCGCTGAACCCGGCAATCATCGGCAACACGCCGCGCAGGCAGGCGGATTTCGTATACCAGGGCACGCTGCAGTATGAGCAGGACCTGTTCACGGCAGGCTTGAACTTCATCGGTACGACGGACAGCTTTACCCAGGACAATAACGACCTGAAGCTGCCGGGTTACACGCAGTTCAACGCTTTCGTCAGCTTCCGCCCGCTCGACAACATGGAGTTGTCGCTGAACGCCAACAACTTGTTCGACGTGGAAGGCTATACGGAAGCCGAAGAGGGTTCGATCCCGGCCAACGGGCTGGTGCGTGCCCGCTCCATCGCCGGGCGCACGGTATCGGCATCCGTTCGGATCGACTTCTGA
- the ftsE gene encoding cell division ATP-binding protein FtsE: protein MISAAHDERAGEPRESSIVQFDNVGLRYGADREVLSDVSFTLYPGSFYFLTGASGAGKTSLLKLLYLAQRPSRGVISMFGTDVITLPRGRLPGFRRRIGTVFQDFRLVPHLSAFDNVALPLRVSGVAEKDISKPVRDMLDWVGLSERHDARPATLSGGEQQRVAIARAVIARPEVLVADEPTGNVDPDMALKLLRLFEALNRLGTTVVVATHDVHLLKKVPNSLIMRLDKGRLSDPTGALRYPPRREPR, encoded by the coding sequence ATGATTTCAGCGGCGCACGATGAACGGGCGGGCGAGCCCCGCGAGAGCAGCATCGTGCAGTTCGACAATGTCGGGCTGCGCTATGGCGCCGATCGTGAAGTGCTGAGCGATGTCAGTTTCACGCTTTATCCGGGCAGTTTCTACTTCCTCACCGGGGCCAGCGGCGCAGGAAAGACCTCGTTGCTGAAGCTGCTGTACCTGGCGCAGCGGCCGAGCCGGGGCGTCATTTCCATGTTCGGGACGGACGTCATCACCCTGCCGCGCGGCCGCCTGCCGGGTTTTCGCCGCCGCATCGGGACGGTGTTCCAGGATTTCCGCCTCGTTCCGCACCTCTCAGCCTTCGACAATGTGGCGCTACCACTCAGGGTGTCGGGGGTGGCGGAGAAGGACATCAGCAAGCCGGTGAGGGACATGCTGGACTGGGTTGGCCTGAGCGAGCGGCACGATGCGCGCCCCGCAACGCTCTCTGGCGGCGAGCAGCAGCGCGTCGCCATCGCGCGTGCCGTGATCGCCCGGCCCGAAGTGCTGGTGGCGGACGAGCCGACCGGCAACGTCGATCCGGACATGGCGCTGAAACTGCTGCGCCTGTTCGAAGCGCTGAACCGGCTGGGCACGACCGTGGTGGTCGCGACCCACGATGTCCACCTGCTGAAGAAAGTGCCCAATTCGCTGATCATGCGGCTGGACAAGGGGCGCCTGTCCGATCCCACCGGCGCGCTGCGCTATCCGCCTCGGCGGGAGCCGCGCTGA
- a CDS encoding cell division protein FtsX, with amino-acid sequence MATGKGLGAGFGIRRRGGLRFGGDGMGGNRARLGGPMPWVLAIMVALTVIAAAAGLALANLADNARSEISGGLTVQIVEGAPAARDRQAETALAILRNREDVAEVRRVPEAELDALMEPWLGEGSLTGADAIPTPALIDVRLAGPVTEQRLEQVRSALAEQVPAARVDAQAGWLAPVFDAIRSLQLLAVGLVVLLALTSAAAVWLAARSALGANRDTIEIVHLLGGTDSQIARIFQRSIAVDALVGGIIGLLLGGGAALLLGAQFSLLDNGMVAGGGLQPLDWAVLAIIPLAGVGIAILTARYTVLSALRKML; translated from the coding sequence ATGGCTACCGGCAAGGGACTGGGCGCCGGTTTCGGCATCCGCCGCCGCGGCGGGCTTCGCTTCGGCGGGGACGGCATGGGCGGCAACCGCGCGCGGCTGGGCGGGCCGATGCCGTGGGTGCTGGCCATCATGGTTGCGCTGACGGTGATTGCAGCCGCAGCCGGCCTCGCGCTCGCCAATCTGGCCGACAATGCCCGCAGCGAAATCAGCGGCGGCCTGACCGTGCAGATCGTGGAAGGCGCACCGGCTGCGCGCGACCGGCAGGCCGAAACCGCGCTCGCCATCCTGCGCAACCGAGAGGATGTGGCCGAGGTGCGCCGCGTGCCGGAGGCCGAACTCGACGCGCTGATGGAGCCCTGGCTGGGCGAGGGTTCGCTGACCGGGGCCGATGCCATTCCCACTCCCGCGCTGATCGACGTACGGCTCGCTGGCCCGGTGACGGAGCAGCGGCTGGAGCAGGTCCGTAGCGCGCTGGCAGAGCAGGTCCCCGCCGCCCGGGTGGACGCGCAGGCCGGGTGGCTTGCGCCAGTTTTCGATGCCATCCGCTCGCTGCAATTGCTGGCCGTGGGGCTGGTTGTCCTTTTGGCGCTGACCAGCGCGGCGGCGGTGTGGCTGGCAGCCCGCAGCGCGCTTGGCGCCAATCGCGATACGATCGAGATCGTCCACCTGCTGGGCGGGACGGACAGCCAGATCGCGCGGATATTCCAGCGTTCCATCGCGGTGGATGCGCTGGTGGGCGGCATCATCGGCCTGCTGCTGGGCGGCGGCGCGGCGCTGCTGCTGGGCGCGCAGTTCTCGCTGCTGGACAACGGCATGGTGGCTGGCGGCGGCCTGCAACCGCTGGACTGGGCCGTGCTCGCCATCATCCCGCTTGCCGGTGTCGGCATCGCCATCCTGACCGCGCGCTACACCGTGCTGTCCGCGCTGAGGAAGATGCTGTGA
- a CDS encoding YdcF family protein: MIRRLFALLLVVWLGGFAWFAIALPTAAGATKTDIVVVPTGGGGRIDRGLDVVREGNAEQLLVSGVDRDVRRIEFQTEFDVEPELMECCVILGFRALDTRGNARETAEWVEEGEYESLRLVTSDWHMRRTAAELRRVLPAGVTVVEDAVETEPSLRILFLEYHKFLASALDQG, encoded by the coding sequence GTGATCCGCCGCCTGTTTGCCCTGCTCCTGGTCGTGTGGCTGGGCGGTTTCGCCTGGTTTGCCATCGCCTTGCCCACTGCGGCCGGGGCGACGAAGACCGACATCGTCGTGGTGCCCACCGGCGGTGGCGGCCGGATCGATCGCGGGCTGGACGTCGTGCGCGAGGGCAATGCCGAGCAGCTGCTGGTCAGCGGTGTGGACCGCGATGTGCGCCGCATCGAATTCCAGACCGAATTCGATGTTGAGCCGGAGCTGATGGAATGCTGCGTCATCCTTGGCTTCCGGGCATTGGACACGCGCGGCAACGCGCGCGAGACCGCCGAATGGGTGGAGGAGGGCGAGTACGAGTCCCTCCGCCTGGTCACCAGCGACTGGCACATGCGCCGCACCGCGGCAGAGCTGCGCCGGGTCCTGCCGGCAGGCGTGACCGTGGTCGAAGACGCCGTGGAGACGGAGCCTTCGCTGCGCATCCTGTTCCTGGAATATCACAAGTTCCTCGCCAGCGCGCTGGACCAGGGCTGA